A genomic window from Candidatus Denitrolinea symbiosum includes:
- a CDS encoding DNA gyrase subunit A: MDIGTVQQVDIDAQMREAYLDYAMSVIVARALPDARDGLKPVHRRILYAMDELGIRSSGSYKKSARIVGEVLGKYHPHGDSAVYETMARMAQDFSLRYTLVDGQGNFGSIDGDAPAAMRYTEARLNKMAEELLADLDKDTVDFVPNFDDSLKEPSVLPARLPNLLLNGSAGIAVGMATNIPPHNLRELARAVNFLIDNFDRADEITVEELMKFVPGPDFPTGGMIVGTEGIVSAYATGRGRVVMRGVAHIEEMKGSRHQIVITEIPYQVNKTSLIERIAELARTEKIDQISDMRDESDQRGMSIVIELKRGAQPKKVLNQLYKYTALQSTFGVQMLALVTDASGRSEPRMLPLRTALRIFIEHRQTVIVRRSNFELAKARARQHILDGLLIALNNIDAVIKTIREAKDADAAKTSLMTRFKLSELQAQAILDMQLRRLAALERWKIEEEHKQVAAQIAHLEDLLANPRKILALIQDDMNEVIEKYGDDRRTKIAADAKEEFHEEDLVHDEAVLISITERGYIKRVAASAFRSQSRGGRGVIGHTTKEEDEVVMLIPARSLDTMLFFSDKGKVYSEKVYQIPDADRAAKGIPLVNVLALGANERVTAAIDVSNFEANNYCMMATARGKVKRVDMEEFASVRPSGLIAMTLEEGDTLGWARLTSGQDEIILVTENGQALRFSEDKVRVMGRAAGGVQGIRLANGDAVTSMTVVQPNGSLLIVTANGYGKQTPLKDYPAKGRATGGVATIDQKALAVTGKIASARVVQMNDDLTIITANGVTLRLKVKDVKQAGRSTRGVHLIKPQEGDSVASVARIAVEELKKAGAQVNGNEDADKEQPDLL; encoded by the coding sequence ATGGACATCGGAACCGTTCAACAAGTTGACATCGACGCGCAGATGCGCGAAGCCTACCTCGATTACGCCATGAGCGTGATCGTGGCCCGCGCCCTGCCCGACGCCCGCGACGGACTCAAACCTGTCCACCGCCGCATCCTCTACGCCATGGATGAACTGGGCATCCGCTCCAGCGGATCGTACAAAAAGTCGGCGCGCATCGTCGGCGAGGTGCTGGGCAAGTACCATCCGCACGGCGACTCAGCCGTCTACGAGACGATGGCGCGCATGGCGCAGGATTTCTCGCTGCGCTACACCCTCGTGGACGGACAGGGCAACTTCGGTTCGATTGACGGCGACGCGCCCGCGGCCATGCGTTACACGGAAGCGCGTCTCAACAAAATGGCCGAGGAACTGCTCGCCGACCTCGACAAAGACACCGTGGACTTCGTCCCCAACTTCGACGATTCGCTGAAGGAACCGTCCGTCCTGCCGGCGCGGCTTCCCAACCTGCTGCTGAACGGTTCGGCGGGAATCGCCGTCGGCATGGCGACGAACATCCCGCCGCACAACCTGCGCGAGCTGGCGCGCGCCGTCAACTTCCTCATTGACAATTTCGACCGCGCCGACGAGATCACCGTGGAAGAATTGATGAAGTTCGTGCCAGGTCCCGACTTCCCGACCGGCGGGATGATCGTCGGGACGGAGGGAATCGTCTCGGCGTACGCGACCGGCCGAGGTCGGGTGGTGATGCGGGGCGTAGCCCACATCGAGGAGATGAAGGGGAGTCGTCACCAGATCGTCATCACCGAGATCCCGTACCAGGTCAACAAAACCAGCCTGATCGAGCGCATCGCCGAACTGGCGCGCACGGAAAAAATAGACCAGATCTCGGACATGCGCGACGAAAGCGACCAGCGCGGCATGAGCATCGTCATCGAACTCAAGCGCGGCGCGCAGCCGAAGAAAGTGCTCAACCAACTCTACAAATACACGGCGCTGCAATCCACGTTCGGCGTGCAGATGCTGGCGTTGGTGACCGACGCGAGCGGACGAAGCGAGCCGCGCATGCTGCCGCTTCGGACGGCGCTGCGCATCTTCATCGAGCATCGGCAGACCGTCATCGTCCGCCGCTCGAATTTCGAACTGGCAAAGGCGCGGGCGCGGCAGCACATCCTCGACGGGCTGCTGATCGCGCTCAACAACATCGACGCGGTCATCAAGACCATCCGCGAGGCCAAAGACGCGGACGCGGCGAAGACCAGCCTGATGACGCGCTTCAAACTCAGCGAGTTGCAGGCGCAGGCCATCCTCGACATGCAACTGCGGCGGCTGGCCGCGCTCGAACGCTGGAAGATCGAAGAGGAACACAAACAGGTCGCGGCGCAGATCGCCCACCTCGAAGACCTGCTGGCGAATCCCAGGAAAATCCTCGCGCTCATCCAGGACGACATGAACGAAGTGATCGAAAAATACGGCGACGACCGCCGCACGAAGATCGCCGCCGACGCGAAAGAGGAATTCCACGAGGAAGACCTCGTCCACGACGAGGCGGTGCTGATCAGCATCACCGAGCGCGGCTACATCAAACGCGTGGCGGCCTCAGCGTTCAGGTCGCAGAGCCGCGGCGGACGCGGCGTGATCGGCCACACGACGAAGGAGGAGGACGAAGTCGTGATGCTCATCCCCGCCCGCAGTCTCGACACGATGCTGTTCTTCTCGGACAAGGGCAAGGTCTACTCGGAGAAGGTCTACCAGATCCCCGACGCCGACCGCGCCGCCAAGGGCATCCCGCTCGTGAACGTCCTGGCGCTCGGCGCGAACGAACGCGTCACCGCGGCGATAGACGTCTCGAATTTCGAAGCGAACAACTACTGCATGATGGCGACGGCGCGCGGCAAAGTCAAGCGCGTGGACATGGAGGAATTCGCCTCCGTCCGACCTTCGGGCTTGATCGCCATGACTTTGGAGGAGGGCGACACCCTCGGCTGGGCGCGCCTGACGAGCGGCCAGGACGAGATCATCCTCGTCACCGAAAACGGACAGGCGCTGCGCTTCAGCGAGGACAAAGTCCGCGTGATGGGACGCGCCGCCGGCGGCGTGCAGGGCATCCGCCTCGCGAACGGGGACGCGGTCACCAGCATGACGGTCGTCCAGCCCAACGGTTCGCTTTTGATCGTGACGGCAAACGGCTACGGAAAGCAGACCCCGCTGAAGGATTATCCCGCCAAGGGACGCGCCACAGGCGGCGTCGCCACCATTGACCAGAAGGCCCTCGCCGTCACCGGCAAGATCGCCTCGGCGCGCGTCGTCCAGATGAACGACGACCTGACCATCATCACCGCCAACGGCGTCACCCTGCGCCTGAAGGTGAAAGATGTGAAACAGGCGGGTCGGTCCACGCGCGGCGTCCACCTGATCAAGCCGCAGGAAGGCGACAGCGTGGCTTCGGTGGCGCGCATCGCCGTGGAAGAATTGAAGAAGGCGGGCGCGCAGGTCAATGGGAACGAGGACGCGGATAAGGAGCAGCCCGATCTGCTGTAA
- a CDS encoding protein kinase: MDEDGNTPRRQLQSGATLAQRYLIQEVIGVGGMGSVYRARDLHFPNVVKLVAVKEMVNLAPDPLVRQTIVQNFEREANLLATLNHPSIPRIYDYFSQDDRSYLVLEFIHGKDLEAIITDTDGFLLEEQALTWGIELCDVLSYLHGHKPDPIIFRDMKPSNVMVNHNGDIILVDFGIAKTFQTGVKGTMIGTEGYSPPEQYRGEATPLADIYALGATLHHTLTRRDPRLEPPFSFNERPIRKMNPAVSPELEAVINTALQYNVEDRYPTAGDMKEALLNAGRKTGMLTRMPTASLQASAVKPLWTFSCEDEIRGTPAIHRGTVFIGSYDNNLYAINAADGKFQWKYPTEGGVVTRPAVFEDNVYFGSEDRRLHVVGARSGKVVWTYYTEGPVRSSPRIAEGHIFFGSDDHYLHAVNVNTGRAAWKFETTFPVRSTPFVANELVYVGNEGGDFYAVDFRGEMKWRFQAKRAVTSSPIAVGQAVYFGSMDNTLYALDARSGWIVWRFRLGKGSIVTPALAENVIVTGAADGFIYAVDAQSARELWRFRTDHQVSGSPVIYRDSVYCGSVDGQVYCLEYRTGRLRWKFATKGAITGTPLVYDDIVYIGSTDHQIYALLA; encoded by the coding sequence TTGGACGAAGACGGCAACACCCCCCGAAGGCAATTGCAATCGGGAGCCACGCTTGCCCAACGCTATCTGATTCAGGAAGTGATCGGCGTTGGCGGCATGGGATCGGTCTACCGCGCCCGCGACCTGCACTTCCCCAATGTGGTAAAACTGGTGGCGGTCAAAGAGATGGTCAACCTCGCTCCCGACCCGCTGGTGCGGCAGACCATCGTCCAGAACTTCGAGCGCGAAGCCAACCTGTTGGCCACGCTCAACCACCCCTCCATCCCGCGCATTTACGATTATTTTTCGCAGGATGATCGTTCTTACCTCGTGCTGGAGTTCATCCACGGCAAGGATCTCGAAGCCATCATCACCGACACGGACGGTTTCCTGCTGGAGGAACAGGCGCTCACCTGGGGCATCGAACTGTGCGACGTGCTGTCCTACCTCCACGGTCACAAACCCGACCCGATCATCTTCCGCGACATGAAGCCCTCCAACGTGATGGTCAACCACAACGGCGACATCATCCTCGTGGACTTCGGCATCGCCAAAACCTTCCAAACCGGCGTCAAGGGGACGATGATCGGCACCGAGGGCTATTCCCCGCCCGAACAATACCGCGGCGAAGCCACGCCTCTGGCCGACATCTACGCCCTGGGCGCCACCCTCCATCACACATTGACGCGCCGCGACCCGCGTCTTGAGCCGCCCTTCTCGTTCAACGAACGCCCCATCCGCAAGATGAATCCGGCGGTCTCGCCTGAACTGGAGGCGGTCATCAACACCGCGCTGCAATATAACGTCGAGGATCGCTATCCCACCGCAGGCGACATGAAGGAAGCCCTGCTAAACGCGGGACGAAAGACAGGCATGCTCACGCGCATGCCCACCGCCAGTCTGCAGGCCAGCGCCGTCAAGCCGCTGTGGACCTTCTCGTGCGAGGACGAAATTCGCGGCACCCCCGCCATCCATCGCGGGACGGTTTTCATCGGTTCCTACGACAATAACCTGTACGCCATCAACGCGGCCGACGGCAAATTCCAATGGAAGTATCCCACCGAAGGAGGCGTCGTCACGCGGCCCGCAGTCTTTGAAGACAATGTCTACTTTGGTTCGGAGGACCGCCGCCTGCACGTGGTGGGGGCGCGTTCCGGCAAGGTGGTGTGGACGTACTACACCGAGGGGCCGGTGCGCTCCTCGCCGCGCATCGCCGAGGGACATATCTTCTTCGGCTCGGACGATCATTACCTGCACGCCGTAAACGTGAACACCGGCCGCGCCGCCTGGAAGTTCGAGACCACCTTCCCTGTCCGCTCCACGCCCTTTGTCGCCAACGAACTGGTCTACGTGGGAAATGAAGGCGGGGACTTTTACGCCGTGGATTTCCGCGGCGAGATGAAGTGGCGCTTCCAGGCCAAACGCGCCGTCACCTCCTCCCCCATTGCTGTCGGGCAGGCGGTCTATTTCGGCTCGATGGACAACACCCTCTACGCGCTGGACGCGCGCAGCGGCTGGATTGTCTGGCGTTTCCGCCTGGGGAAGGGTTCCATCGTCACTCCGGCGCTGGCGGAAAACGTCATCGTCACTGGCGCGGCGGACGGGTTCATCTACGCGGTGGACGCGCAAAGCGCGCGCGAGCTCTGGCGTTTCCGCACCGATCACCAGGTCAGCGGCTCGCCGGTCATCTATCGCGATTCGGTCTATTGCGGCTCGGTGGATGGACAGGTCTATTGTCTCGAATACCGGACCGGTCGCCTGCGCTGGAAGTTCGCCACCAAAGGCGCGATCACCGGCACGCCGCTCGTTTACGACGACATCGTTTATATCGGTTCAACCGACCATCAGATCTACGCCCTGCTCGCCTGA
- a CDS encoding serine/threonine protein phosphatase PrpC, whose amino-acid sequence MFDFIRRMFRKPPQQETATTAPLTDEQLKSITGAPSVRYDLQQLVAACGQSIGKQRDLNEDSLLAFTSTLAGNGNNAPFGLYIVADGMGGHQSGEVASNIAIRTVSGSVLRKFHPYLFNLKSEPLDESLQEIVQAAMAEAHRIIQREAPGSGTTLTAALILGQQMTIAHMGDSRAYMCYPDGRIELITRDHSLVKRLEELGHLSAVEAENYPHRNVLYRALGQGEIFEPDIFTIPFPKGGSLMLCSDGLWGVVSEAELSRIIRDTPSLPRACQKLVEAANAAGGPDNISVALVQLMG is encoded by the coding sequence GTGTTCGATTTTATCCGCCGAATGTTTCGCAAGCCGCCCCAGCAGGAAACCGCCACCACCGCGCCGCTGACCGACGAGCAGCTTAAATCCATCACCGGCGCGCCCAGCGTCCGTTACGACCTGCAGCAACTGGTTGCGGCCTGCGGGCAATCCATCGGCAAACAGCGCGATCTCAATGAAGACAGTCTGCTGGCCTTCACCTCCACCCTGGCGGGAAACGGCAACAACGCGCCGTTTGGCTTGTATATCGTCGCGGACGGGATGGGCGGCCACCAGTCCGGGGAAGTGGCGAGCAACATTGCCATCCGCACTGTGTCGGGCAGCGTGCTCAGGAAATTTCATCCCTATCTTTTCAATTTGAAATCTGAACCGCTGGACGAGTCTTTACAGGAAATCGTACAGGCGGCGATGGCCGAAGCGCACAGGATCATCCAGCGCGAGGCGCCCGGCAGCGGCACCACCCTCACGGCCGCGTTGATCCTGGGCCAGCAGATGACGATCGCTCACATGGGCGACAGCCGCGCCTACATGTGTTATCCTGACGGGAGAATAGAACTGATCACGCGCGACCATTCGCTGGTCAAGCGCCTCGAAGAGCTCGGACACCTCAGCGCCGTGGAGGCGGAAAATTATCCGCACCGCAACGTGCTTTATCGCGCGCTGGGACAGGGCGAGATCTTCGAGCCGGACATCTTCACCATTCCCTTCCCGAAAGGCGGTTCTCTCATGCTGTGCAGCGACGGGTTGTGGGGCGTGGTTTCAGAGGCCGAGTTGAGTCGCATCATCCGCGATACCCCCAGCCTGCCGCGCGCCTGTCAAAAGCTCGTCGAGGCAGCCAACGCCGCCGGCGGGCCGGACAACATCAGCGTGGCGCTCGTCCAATTAATGGGTTGA
- a CDS encoding forkhead-associated protein, which translates to MITCKNCQHDNPPGSIFCAECGAQLVAGDVATQSIRTDKVVAVSGTSKPLAVPPPITDNAWGSLHLMESGRILPLNDRDEYTLGRISEGQPVVPDIDLSLYQAYAAGVSRMHALIKREGRRVIVMDLGSSNGTYVNGKRLTPQTERLLNHGDVVALGKLKFQILIR; encoded by the coding sequence ATGATCACTTGTAAAAATTGTCAGCACGATAACCCGCCCGGCTCCATCTTTTGCGCCGAATGCGGAGCCCAACTGGTCGCGGGGGACGTCGCCACCCAATCCATCCGCACCGATAAGGTCGTCGCCGTTTCCGGGACCAGCAAACCGCTTGCCGTTCCGCCGCCCATCACCGACAACGCCTGGGGGTCGCTGCACCTGATGGAAAGCGGGAGAATCCTGCCCCTGAACGACCGCGACGAATACACCCTCGGGCGGATCAGCGAAGGACAGCCGGTTGTGCCGGATATTGACCTCTCGCTCTACCAGGCCTACGCGGCCGGGGTCTCGCGGATGCACGCGCTCATCAAACGCGAAGGCCGCCGCGTCATCGTCATGGACCTCGGATCCTCCAACGGCACCTACGTGAACGGCAAACGCCTGACTCCGCAGACGGAACGCCTGCTGAATCACGGCGATGTGGTGGCGCTTGGAAAATTGAAGTTTCAGATATTGATCCGTTAG
- a CDS encoding DNA-binding response regulator translates to MSADFDRRKILIVDDEERMVRFIRMNLEHDGFIVADAFNGKQAIQKMRDVNPDIILLDVMMPDVDGFDVLETIREFTNVPVIMLTARGEEDDRVRGLELGADDYVTKPFSPRELVSRIRAVLRRTEGATGAMHGLIEVDDRLKIDFDRREIWLEGKLVKLRPTEYRLLYHLVQNAGWVVSHDQLLQKVWGYEYRDEPHYVRLYINYLRQKLEKDPANPKYILTERGVGYRFVDFRRK, encoded by the coding sequence ATGTCCGCAGATTTTGACCGCAGGAAAATCCTCATTGTGGACGACGAAGAACGGATGGTGCGCTTCATCCGCATGAACCTCGAACACGACGGCTTTATCGTCGCCGACGCCTTCAACGGCAAGCAGGCCATCCAGAAAATGCGCGACGTCAATCCCGATATCATCCTGCTGGACGTGATGATGCCCGACGTGGACGGTTTCGACGTGCTGGAGACCATCCGCGAGTTCACGAACGTGCCGGTCATCATGCTGACCGCCCGAGGCGAGGAGGACGACCGCGTGCGCGGCCTCGAACTGGGAGCGGACGATTACGTCACCAAACCATTCAGCCCGCGCGAACTCGTCAGCCGCATCCGGGCCGTCCTGCGTCGCACGGAAGGCGCGACCGGCGCCATGCACGGATTGATCGAGGTGGACGACCGTCTCAAAATTGACTTCGACCGCCGCGAGATCTGGCTGGAGGGCAAGCTCGTCAAACTGCGTCCCACCGAATATCGCCTGCTCTACCACCTTGTCCAGAATGCCGGGTGGGTGGTCTCGCATGACCAGTTGTTGCAGAAGGTATGGGGCTACGAGTATCGCGACGAACCGCATTACGTCCGTCTCTACATTAACTATTTGCGCCAGAAACTGGAGAAGGACCCGGCCAACCCGAAATATATCCTGACCGAACGCGGCGTCGGCTATCGTTTTGTGGATTTTCGGAGGAAGTAG
- a CDS encoding heat-shock protein Hsp20 — MSNLIRFEPMREMITLREAMDRLFNDAFTPSLGAAGGWQVPAVDLYQTDDEVIVKASLPGLKPDDVQISITGDMLTLKGEFRQEEEKKERAYHLREQRYGAFERTFALPTDVVADKAKAEFENGILTVSLPKAEEVKPKMISVKAK; from the coding sequence ATGTCCAATTTGATCCGTTTTGAACCGATGCGCGAGATGATCACCCTGCGCGAAGCAATGGACCGTCTCTTCAACGACGCGTTCACCCCGTCCCTCGGCGCGGCGGGAGGCTGGCAGGTTCCCGCAGTGGACCTGTACCAGACCGACGATGAAGTGATCGTGAAGGCCTCCCTGCCCGGCTTGAAGCCTGACGATGTGCAAATCTCCATCACCGGCGATATGTTGACGCTTAAAGGCGAGTTCAGGCAGGAAGAAGAGAAGAAAGAGCGGGCTTATCATCTGCGCGAACAGCGCTACGGCGCTTTTGAACGCACCTTCGCCCTGCCAACCGATGTGGTTGCGGATAAGGCCAAAGCTGAATTCGAGAACGGCATCCTGACCGTCAGCCTGCCCAAGGCGGAAGAGGTCAAACCGAAGATGATCTCCGTCAAAGCCAAGTGA
- a CDS encoding ABC transporter: MLKLRKYAKPYLFMLLLAVALLFAQANFDLALPDYLSRIVNTGIQQGGIEDALPQVIRAKEMGRVVLFMSDADREAVLDAYVLVDENSAEYETYLKKYPPLAAEPVYVLKNVERAELDRLNPIMAKALLAVAGIEKALADPAAAAQMSGQFGGLDLTKLPPGMDVFAALAQMPASQREQISASMDEKFASLGDALVAQAAVGAVKEEYQALGLDTNQLQNSYLLNVGGWMLLLTLASGVCTVVVGFLSAKIAAGMARDIRRDVFRSVENFSSAEFDKFSTASLITRTTNDVTQIQMVVMMAVRMMFYAPLIGIGGILKVAAKDSPLSWLIGVAVLMLISLVIVVFSIALPRFKLIQKLVDRINLVSREHLSGMMVIRAFNMQKFEENRFDKANQDLTSLMLFVSRVMVVMPPVMMLIMNVLMLSVVWFGAVEVSNANMQVGDLMAFIQYAMQIVMAFLFLSMMFIIIPRASVSADRIHEALAAEPQIRDPKEPKRFPAPFKGSVEFRNVAFRYPGADADALSGINFTAQPGQTTAIIGSTGSGKSTIVNLIPRFYEVTEGAILVDGVDIREVTQRDLRDKIGYVPQKSSLFSGTIESNLRYAGEEVSSERLESALEIAQAREFVASRPEGLAAEIAQGGQNVSGGQKQRLSIARAVVKRPPIYILDDSFSALDFKTDAALRQAFKEQSAGSALLVVSQRVSTIKDAEQIVVLDEGRIVGKGTHRELMDNCQTYQEIALSQLSKEELA, encoded by the coding sequence ATGCTCAAACTTAGAAAATACGCCAAACCGTATCTGTTTATGCTCCTGCTTGCCGTCGCGCTGTTGTTCGCGCAGGCGAATTTCGACCTGGCCCTGCCGGACTATCTTTCGCGCATCGTCAACACGGGCATCCAGCAGGGCGGGATCGAAGACGCGCTCCCGCAGGTAATCCGCGCCAAAGAGATGGGCCGCGTCGTCCTGTTCATGAGCGACGCGGACAGGGAGGCCGTGCTGGACGCGTACGTCCTCGTGGACGAAAATTCCGCAGAGTACGAAACGTACCTGAAGAAATATCCGCCCCTCGCCGCCGAGCCGGTCTACGTCTTGAAGAACGTCGAGCGGGCTGAATTGGACCGGCTCAACCCGATCATGGCGAAGGCCCTGCTGGCCGTCGCGGGGATTGAGAAGGCGCTCGCGGACCCGGCCGCCGCGGCCCAAATGTCCGGGCAGTTCGGCGGTCTTGACCTGACGAAACTCCCGCCGGGCATGGATGTCTTCGCCGCGCTGGCGCAAATGCCGGCTTCGCAACGCGAACAGATCTCCGCCTCGATGGACGAGAAATTCGCGTCCCTCGGCGACGCGCTGGTCGCGCAGGCCGCCGTCGGCGCGGTGAAAGAGGAATATCAGGCCCTCGGCCTGGACACGAACCAACTGCAAAATAGTTACCTGCTGAACGTCGGCGGCTGGATGCTCCTGCTCACGCTCGCCTCGGGCGTGTGTACCGTCGTCGTGGGATTCCTGTCCGCGAAGATCGCGGCTGGGATGGCGCGCGACATCCGCCGCGACGTGTTTCGCAGCGTCGAGAATTTTTCCAGCGCCGAGTTCGATAAATTTTCGACCGCCTCGCTCATTACGCGCACCACCAACGACGTGACGCAGATCCAGATGGTCGTGATGATGGCTGTGCGCATGATGTTTTACGCGCCGCTCATCGGCATTGGCGGCATTCTCAAAGTGGCCGCCAAAGATTCTCCGCTTTCGTGGCTCATCGGCGTGGCCGTGTTGATGTTGATCAGTCTCGTCATTGTCGTTTTCTCGATTGCCCTGCCGCGTTTTAAATTGATCCAGAAACTGGTGGACCGCATTAACCTGGTCTCGCGCGAACATCTTTCGGGCATGATGGTCATCCGCGCCTTCAACATGCAGAAGTTCGAGGAAAACCGTTTCGACAAGGCCAACCAGGACCTGACCTCTCTCATGCTGTTCGTCAGCCGCGTGATGGTGGTCATGCCGCCCGTGATGATGCTCATTATGAACGTGTTGATGCTCAGCGTCGTCTGGTTCGGCGCCGTCGAAGTGTCCAACGCCAACATGCAGGTCGGCGACCTGATGGCCTTCATCCAATACGCCATGCAGATCGTGATGGCCTTCCTATTCCTCTCGATGATGTTCATCATCATTCCGCGCGCCTCGGTTTCGGCGGACCGCATCCACGAGGCGCTCGCCGCCGAACCGCAGATCCGCGACCCGAAGGAGCCGAAGCGGTTCCCGGCGCCGTTCAAGGGGTCGGTGGAATTTCGGAACGTGGCGTTCCGCTACCCCGGCGCGGACGCCGACGCGTTGTCGGGGATCAACTTCACCGCGCAGCCCGGTCAGACGACCGCCATCATCGGTTCGACGGGGTCGGGCAAATCCACGATCGTCAACCTGATTCCCCGCTTCTACGAAGTGACGGAGGGCGCGATCCTCGTGGACGGCGTGGACATCCGCGAGGTGACCCAGCGCGACCTGCGCGACAAGATCGGTTATGTGCCGCAGAAAAGTTCGCTGTTCTCCGGCACGATCGAATCCAACCTGCGTTACGCGGGCGAGGAGGTCTCTTCCGAAAGGCTGGAATCTGCCCTTGAGATCGCGCAGGCCAGGGAGTTCGTCGCCTCGCGGCCGGAAGGCCTGGCCGCAGAGATCGCCCAGGGCGGGCAGAACGTCTCGGGCGGGCAGAAGCAGCGTCTCTCCATCGCGCGCGCCGTCGTCAAACGGCCGCCGATCTACATCCTCGACGATAGTTTCTCCGCGCTCGATTTCAAAACCGACGCGGCGCTGCGCCAGGCTTTCAAAGAACAGTCTGCCGGCAGCGCCCTGCTGGTCGTCAGCCAGCGCGTCTCCACCATCAAGGATGCCGAACAGATCGTCGTCCTCGACGAAGGCCGGATCGTCGGCAAAGGCACGCACCGCGAACTGATGGACAATTGCCAAACCTACCAGGAGATCGCGCTCTCGCAGCTCAGCAAGGAGGAATTAGCATGA